TCAAGCTCCCGCTCATCGTCACGGGAGCCGCGCTGGTGCTTGCGGTGCTTGTCGGTCTGGTCGCCGTCACCTGGATTGACGGGGCGTCCCTCTCCAACCGCCAAAAAGAGCAGCGGGCCCAGCAACTTGGTGCCGCCACGGCGACGATCGTCTGCGTGGTGATTGCCCCGTTCTGGTTCGTCTCCGCGGCAAAGCTCGGCAAGGAACGCCGGGCCGCCCAGAAAACGAAAAAACCCTCACGCCGCTGATCGGTTCATGAGGCGCATGACAATACCGGGGACTGGCACCGAGCGGTCGAGGTGCCTCTCCCCGGTTTCGTCATGTGCGATCTGGTCGATCGAGCCCCCGATCAAACCGATCCGATCACAGCACGAACTTCAACACCGCGAAGCCGCCGACCAGCAGCAGCGTGAACAGGACCGCGAGCAAGTTGAAGTATTTCTCAACGAAAAGCCTCGCCGGCGGTCCCCACGTCTTGATGATCCAGGCAACCACGAAGAACCGAAGTCCTCGCGAGGCGATCGAGGCCAGCGTGAAGACGATCAGGTTCACCTGTGCCACCCCGGCCGTCACCGTCACGAGCTTGTAGGGCAGGGGGGTCAGGCCGAAGATGAACACGATCCAGGCGTTCCAGTGGTCATAGACCTGGAACAGGTATTCCCCTCCCAGCCGCTCGGCCCCGATCGACTTCAGCAGATAACTCGGCAGCGCAATATCCTCGCGCCCTTCGACCGTCACCAGGTCCACATGGGCCAGGTTCTGGACAATCCAGGTCCCCACCGTTTCCCAGGCCGCGAAGCCGATTGCATACCCGAACATCCCGCCCAGCACCGACGCGACCGTGCACCAGAACGCCAGCCGCACCCATCGCGTGGTCGCGGCCAGCACCAGGGGGATGAGCAACACATCCGGCGGGATCGGGAAGACGCTACTCTCGATGAACGAGATCGCCATCAAGACCGGCAACCCGTACCGGGTTTCCGCCCAGCTCAAGACCCAGTTGTACATCCGCCGGTGCACGGCCCATTTCGAAACCGGCGGCGCGGCTTCGGCGGTGATCGAGACAGAGGCGTCGTGCGATGCCATGAGCGGGCAAGACTCCACAATGAGGAATGAAGGAAAACGCTCGGCCGAGCCACCCGCGGAAGCACTTCCCCGGCATCGCTCGCCCTGGGATCGAGTCCACTCAATCCCCGGTCGTTTGAATCACGGCGCGTCGTCCGGAGACGCTGCGGATTCCGGTTCCGGTCGCACCAGGAGCGAGACGTTGCGAATCCCGGACGCATCGCAGACCGACAGCACATCGGCCAGATCCTGGAAACTCAGGGTCGCGTCGCCCCGGATCTGTACCCCTTGCTCGTCGTAGTTTGCCTGGGCCTGTTCCAGAAGGTCGCGGAGCGCCTCCAGGTCGTATTCCTCGGCTCCCACGGCCACCCGGCCCGGTTCGATCACCGTCAACCTCAGGTCCTCGGGGGCCGAGGTCAGCGGCGCGGCATTGCCGACTTCGGGCACCCGGACCGTAAATTGCAGGTCGTCCCAATCGTACAGCCGCGAGGCGACCATGAAGAAGATCAAAAGACAGAGCATGACGTCCACCATTGGCGTCATGTTGATAAAGGGCATCTCCTCGGTGTTCTGTCCATCACCCAGCATAAGGGGCCTCGGCTCCGTCTCGGCCTCGGATCATCGTTTCGGTCGTGAAGATCGTTGCATCTCCGAACGGATCAGACCGTCACCACCTCAAAGGGCTCGCGATTCCGGCCGCCCGCGCTCGGCCGCGGTCAGACCCGGCATCCCCCGCCGATCGTTCCCGGCCCACGTCTCGGCCGAAACCAGCTCGATCACCCGGCGAACCTGCTCGTCCAGCTCCCTCACCAGCCGGTCGATCCGGTTCAAGAGGGCGTAGTACGCAATGACCGAAACAATCGCGATCACCAGGCCAAACGCCGTCGCCACCAACGCCAGGCTGATGCCATTGGCCAGCGCCTGGCCTCGTGAGGCATCCTGAATCGCTGGGCCTCCCAGTGCCTCGAATGCCTCAATCAGGCCAACCACCGTGCCCAGCAAGCCCAGCAGCGGAGCAAGCGTCGCCGTGCCGTTCAGCACCCGCACGTTGCGCTTCATGTCGGCGATTTCCGACGCCGCGTCCGCCTCAACCGCCTGCCGGATCGCCGTTGCCGGCTGGCCCCAGTAGCGAATCGCATGGCCGAAGATCCGGGCGACCGGGCTTTCATGCGCCCGACACAGCTCGGCGGCGCGGTCGCGGTCCAGCTTTCCCGCGGCGAGCCGTTCCAGAAACCGCTCGACAAAATCCCTCGGAATCACCCGAGCCCGCCGCAAGGCCACTGCCCGTTCCAGCGTGAAGCCCACCGTGGCCACCGAGCACAGCACCAGCGGAATCAGCATCGGGTTGACGGTGCGGATCAAGGTCCAAACGCTCGACGTCCCCACCGGAGCGGCTTGCGGTTCGGCAGCATCGGCTGCCCCCAGCTCACCATCAGCCCCGATCGGCGGCTCGGTCAGGCGATCCACCACCACCTCGGCCACTGGATCGC
The window above is part of the Tautonia marina genome. Proteins encoded here:
- a CDS encoding YqaA family protein codes for the protein MASHDASVSITAEAAPPVSKWAVHRRMYNWVLSWAETRYGLPVLMAISFIESSVFPIPPDVLLIPLVLAATTRWVRLAFWCTVASVLGGMFGYAIGFAAWETVGTWIVQNLAHVDLVTVEGREDIALPSYLLKSIGAERLGGEYLFQVYDHWNAWIVFIFGLTPLPYKLVTVTAGVAQVNLIVFTLASIASRGLRFFVVAWIIKTWGPPARLFVEKYFNLLAVLFTLLLVGGFAVLKFVL
- a CDS encoding ExbD/TolR family protein codes for the protein MLGDGQNTEEMPFINMTPMVDVMLCLLIFFMVASRLYDWDDLQFTVRVPEVGNAAPLTSAPEDLRLTVIEPGRVAVGAEEYDLEALRDLLEQAQANYDEQGVQIRGDATLSFQDLADVLSVCDASGIRNVSLLVRPEPESAASPDDAP
- a CDS encoding MotA/TolQ/ExbB proton channel family protein, which codes for MGRVRAGVAGLRLVVRLASLVGLIVTMTMVSAAQEQAPEPEAIDPSDPVAEVVVDRLTEPPIGADGELGAADAAEPQAAPVGTSSVWTLIRTVNPMLIPLVLCSVATVGFTLERAVALRRARVIPRDFVERFLERLAAGKLDRDRAAELCRAHESPVARIFGHAIRYWGQPATAIRQAVEADAASEIADMKRNVRVLNGTATLAPLLGLLGTVVGLIEAFEALGGPAIQDASRGQALANGISLALVATAFGLVIAIVSVIAYYALLNRIDRLVRELDEQVRRVIELVSAETWAGNDRRGMPGLTAAERGRPESRAL